Below is a window of Lacrimispora xylanolytica DNA.
CTTGCAGACATAACCCTTTTTACCCAGTTCTTCTTCCACATTATCAACCATGGCCTGAACCTGGCTTGAATTTGTACCGCTGGCAATAATAAAATAATCTGCCATGACCGATACGTTACGGATATCAATGATAGTAATATCCTCACCCTTCTTATCAGACAACGCATTGTATGCGGTTTTTACCATTTCAACTGACTGATTCATCACAACTCTCCCTTCTTCATTTCATGGATCTTCTTATAATAATCATATGCCTGTACCGACATGGAATCCACAAAATAGCCTTTTCCCTCCAGATATTCCAGAGTGCCTTTCAGGATGATATAAACGCATTCATCCAAATCTATAAAAGCAACAGACCTTACGATAGGCAGATCTGCCGCCTTATCTCGTCTTGGTTCTATATAATCCGCTGTAAATACGATTTTTTCCAGTAAAGACATATCCGGCCTTCCGGTCGTATGCCACCGTATGGCATCTAAGACTTCCTTATCCTCAATGCCATATTTATGCTCTGCGAGCCATGCACCGTATTTCGCATGGAGCACGACTGGAGCCTTTAATTCATCCGATGTTAAAAAGATATTCTGTTTCTCACATTTTTTAATGATATTTCCGTCACCGTAATATTTCGCGCAGTCATGCAGCAGACCTGCTAATTCAGACTGCTCTAAATCAGCACCATACCTCATCGCCAGCGCTGTACAGATA
It encodes the following:
- the rsfS gene encoding ribosome silencing factor; the encoded protein is MNQSVEMVKTAYNALSDKKGEDITIIDIRNVSVMADYFIIASGTNSSQVQAMVDNVEEELGKKGYVCKQMEGYRSANWILMDYGDIIVHVFDRDNRLFYDLERIWRDGKTIDVDTLS
- the yqeK gene encoding bis(5'-nucleosyl)-tetraphosphatase (symmetrical) YqeK, with protein sequence MKEIILNLRDDLKEKLSPQRYEHTISVSFICTALAMRYGADLEQSELAGLLHDCAKYYGDGNIIKKCEKQNIFLTSDELKAPVVLHAKYGAWLAEHKYGIEDKEVLDAIRWHTTGRPDMSLLEKIVFTADYIEPRRDKAADLPIVRSVAFIDLDECVYIILKGTLEYLEGKGYFVDSMSVQAYDYYKKIHEMKKGEL